Part of the Sebastes umbrosus isolate fSebUmb1 chromosome 3, fSebUmb1.pri, whole genome shotgun sequence genome is shown below.
CATTTGGAGGATTCAATAGAAGTGAATTTAAATCAGTAAATGGATCCAACCGATACATATTTGAATAAGTCTGTGTTTACATCCATTTGCTTGTCCTACAGATGAAGTGGATGTGTTCCCTGAAGGTGGAAGGCACTTGATGCCAACGTTGTACTCTTGCTAAAATGAATTTAAGACGAACTGCTTTTGAAAGGGAGCACTCTACAGTGTGAAACAGATATTACGTGGACaaaaaagatgtgtgtgtgttttaaacacTGATGGCTTCCCTGAAGGGAGAGCCAGGGAGACTGCTAACTGCTAGTATTACTGTAAACATTGGTTAGATTTGACATTGATTGGTTGTCTTCAcactactgactactgccacacTTTGTGGACACTGGGGAGTTTGGATAACTGTGttaatctgtgtttttattctgttctaTTTCTGCTCCATGTAAGTACTGacttgttatatatatatacacttgaAGTGAATTGTGAGTATTCAGTTGAAAACTGGAACTCTTTAACTTCAATACCCACAAATCCTGTAGGATGAGGGGAACTACATGCCTGCCTGCTTCTCTGTTTAGAGTGCTAACTCGCTCAGTTTAAACTGCTGCTTGGATGAGGGCACCGATGGAACCAGAGACATTAGAGTTTAATatgtggctcaggaggtagagcgggtcgtcctctATCCCTGTCCCCCGCAGTCCACATGTCCATTTGTCCTTGGGTAAggtactgaaccccaaattgctcccgatgGTGGTGCcctctgtgtgcatgtgaatgttTATGTGATGAGCAGGTGGCACGTAGCGCTTcgagctatataaatgcagcaTTTGGGCAGAAAGGGAGCTACATGGTCTCAGCTGGACTTTCTGCTCGGACCGCTGTATTCAGTCTCTTATTTAAACTCAGATTCATTTTGGAGTTATGCATGTTGAATAGGGCTTCTGTAGCGGGGGGGGGTGTCTTTGTGTGCTGTATGCCTTGTCTGGAGcccaggtggtggtggtgggcggTTCCTCCTGGCGGTACCTCCTGGTGATTggtcagctcctcctccagctgctgggACTCCTCCCTcacagcagacaggaagtcGGCAGGTGACTGGCGAGGAGGCGTTGATTTCTCCACGTGGTTGTAGAGACCCTTCCACATTCTGAAGGAGGgaataaatgaattataatattatttttgtaatgtGTTTCTTTACATTTACCCCTTTTTTTGTAGATGATGTCTGACCGACAACGAGCAGGGGACACAAAATGTATCTGCCATATCAGAAAAATAGAATTCAACACTTTTTAggccgttttctgctttctgtAGTAACGTTTGActgttttaaaatatatataaaatacagatATACAATATATTGCACAACTGTATTTTAGAAAGGTAATAAATGCGTGGAACAGCAgtaattattttatcttttctaCAGTCAAATGACATGACTCGACACAAATTTGAATCGTCACAAAAATGAGCCATATATACTACTACATATTTATCACACTTCTGAACCAAGAATCCATTTAGctttctgtgtggagtcagTTGGTGTGTTTGCTGCAGCAGCTCACTTGAAGCAGTAGGGGGTGGTGTTGGGTCTCAGGACGCCCTGACTCTGGCTCTGCTCAGCCTTGTACAGAGGGTTGGTGTACTCGGCTCTGTCCTTCCACAGCTGAGGCCACACAGAATGACTCCGCTCACGAAGCCTGTaggcaaacaacacacacagtcaacaaCGTGACAATGCTGCACTGAGGAAAAAAGCTTTTctaggtacagtatgtactctATAGCTTTATAATGGCTGTATgaaatcatttacattttcaggtgatttcTGTCACAAATGAGATGTCACTGACATTACAATCACGTGATGGACGGCTCAAAGTTACTCAAAATCACGACACCTTCTCAATACAGTAACCAATGATCTAAATCTGAATCTTCAAGATCCCCTTGGCAATATGTTAATGTGAATATACACTCAGCCTGAATCACAGTGAGGATCAGCAGCCCTGTGTAAGCTCTGGACTTTACTCCCCTTAAAGTCGCTGGCAGACGTCCAGACCCAGGAGCCAAGTTAATTCAGGACAGGACCACAAAAGTGAATGATTGAATGGATTATGTGGATGTGACTGTCCTGGGCCATCAATAAGGCCACACagtgctgttttctgtttgcaGTGGAACTGGGAAGATAGATGTGAGGGCAGTAGATGTGATGCCTTTTGACATatgaatgtctgtctgtctctatgtatgtctgtatgtatgtatgtacactcaccggccactttattaagCACACcagttcaattgcttgttaacacaaatagctaatcagtcAATCACATTgcagtaactcaatgcatttaggcatctagaggtggtgaagacgacttgctgaagctcaaaccgagcatcagaatggggaagaaaaaggggatttaagtgactttgaacgtggcatggttgttggtgccagacgggctggtctgagtatttcaaaaactgctgatcactgggattttcacgcacaaccatctctagggtttacagagaatggtcccaacaagagaaaatatccagtgagcggcagttgtgtggacggaaatgccttgttgatgtcagagatcagaggagaatgggcagagtggttcgagatgatagaaaggcaacagtaactcaaataaccactcgttacaaccaaggtatgcagaataccatctctgaacgcacaacacgtccaaccttgaagcagatgggctacagcagcagaacaccacccggtactagcaccggTCACTTTATTAGGCtcaccttgtacctaataaagtggccggtgagtgtatgtatgtatgtatgtatgtatgtacagtatgtatgtataagtTGTGAGACTTATTGTCAAGGATCTTGtgttaatacattttaactagttactataataataatagcaaaaaGATACAAcctaataacacattaaatgaAGGGACATTAGTAAAAAGctgctgtatgtgtagtgtGCTTATTTCGGCCATAGGCAGCAGAACATTGAACACCTTTGATTTAGCGTCTCTTCAGACAATCCAGTGcttatatgctgtatatactgtatgtcctacCTCGTGCTTATATACTGCATGTCCTACCTCATGTCCCTGCGTTCCTTCTGACAGATGCCCAGGAAGGTCCCATACTGACAGgagtagatgtgtgtgtgtatggcgATGAGGAAGCGCTCGTTGAACTCGAAGGCACACGGGAACTGCTCGGACAGCTGCCACACACACTCCAGAAACTGATCGATGACAGGAGACACCTCTTTAGGATCTCCTTCCAGGTGGGCGTACCTGCAGAGACACAGCTCCATCTTAACTGTCCCATCACTCTACACCACACTCTTCAAcatctattatttattaaatattggaCAGACGTAGCTGCATGGGggtgtttgcatgttctccccatgttagcgtGAGTTTTCTCTGGGTTCAACAATTAATctaatgaacctaacctgcatgtctttggacttgGGAGGACCCTGAGCTGGAGGACCCGGAAGAAAACCCACACTGACACAGGGAGATAATGCAAACTCCATGCCATATCACACATTCTCTTACACGTCTATACAGACATCAAACTAACCAAAAGGGACATCAACTTTCTGTTTATCCATTGCCTGAAACTTGTTTTATTGTGATATTAAATGTGATTTTGCCTGGTTTGACCCATTTGGTTGGCCCTGTCTTACAAAACCAAATACACATAATTATTGTAATGATGTTGCTCTACAGACACTGTTGACGTTTGTTTAAGTCAGACTTCCACAGTTACCTGTGGGAGAACTTGTGTCCGAAGGAAACCCAGTCTCTCTCTATCAGCACctagaacagaagagaggaagaggtggaaACATAAAGGAGGCCAGGACAAacagggaaggaaggaagggagggagggagggaggaaggaaggaaggaaggaagggaggagatgAGTAGAGAGCATGACTCAGAGATAAGAACTGAGATGGTCTTAGAATAAGAGTAAGAGATTGtcagtattgtgtgtgtgtgtgtgtgtgtgttaccatgAGTCCTTTGATGGTTCTGTAGTATGGATCCAACAGAATACTGGCTACAGAGCAGGCCTGGGCCGTCCTGTCCCAGCCATCTGAACAGTGAACCAACACACTGATACCTTCATCAGCCACCGCCTGaagacagagaaggagagagcagTATTCTAACCAGGCTGTCTAATCTCTATGAacaggcaacgggacaagattttggtaccAGAGGCGTCCTGGTTTTCGTTTGTAGTCCAAGTAGTATTGACTAATCAtgtttgagcaggctttggttgaatacaggtaaacagtccgtgtggagagcaaaagaggtaGAACTCATTGGCTGAAGTGCAAActgggaacccaccggctatcgtctgacgatgatttagctttttattgctttaaaatgagcttgtaaactggctacttgtgaaacaacaatcggactgtaaacaatgagtaGCTCATGGAAAAGGAAGTATTAGCTCGGATAgccgctggctacaccggaaccccatTTATATATAGCCCCTTGCCACCAGAGGCTCATCTGtcatcagaccgatagccgatgggttcagAGATTGAAGGCATTCAGACTGAAAACAGTCCAAGGGGGTTATTAGCATGGGTAAAATACGTTTACATTTTCTAAGCAACTGtgtcaattaaaaaacaaaatctggtcctctctggtcctacgttgtcgcgggggtataactagctctcatcctgctgatttcaacactgatttgttgttcacaatgtagcattatcagggaaaaaatagggtgtgtCGCCCCCCAATGTGTCAACAGTAAGTtaactgcgtcccaaacacattttctatcatctccgggacgccgttagtcttAAGCCCCCCcggtacctgcggtactgtagaaaaacaagtaccgtcacgttttcagaatcttggcatcgacttggtacttaaaggtcccatattgtaaaaagagagactttcatgtcttttatattataaagcaggtttaagtgctatataaatactggtaaactatcaaaacgctcaatatacggaaaaatacacacagcccgcattcagaaactgtgcgtttgaaacaagccgttaggatttctgtccatttgtgatgtcacaaatctacaatatttagaccatttcacagttttaaacgtaaacatactaaatgtgtcccagtttatttccagttgcagtgtatgtgaatgacactagctgacaggatgtaaacatggacccaagctgttgcctagcaaagcattccgttgaaatgcagctaaaatggagcgttcaGACgaagcatgaatacaggtatattcagacagacagtatgagaaaaataatgtgttttttgaacattaaagcatttaaacatgttcttgtagaaacacaaactacaagtatgaacctgaaattgagcacgatatgtcccctttaagtatcTGTTCTTGTGAAATCCCCGGTTGTAACCGTTTCCATAATAGTGACATGAGGAATATAATCACCAGCTGTTTATGTCCAAAGCTTGAAAAGGTCTTCATTGactctttgttttatttagtgttcGTCTGGTTTAGTGTGTCCGTATGAGTGCCCGCCTGTGTGTTGgtttgtttctgtctgtgtaCACACCCTGGCTATGAAGAGCCCGGCATCCAGTATGGCTTTAATGTGTTTGAGCCACCCAGAGTTCTCCAGACCATACAGGAAGTCAGTCATGGACGGAGTTCTCATCTCGCCCACTGcatggaaaagagagagagacatacagGAAAATAGGAAGCGATGCTATCAGAGGAGGTCTGTGTATTTACCGATGTCATCCAAGCTcagctgtttctctttctccatgTCACGCTGCATCTTTGTATATATTTTGCTGTAGCCACGCGCGCTCTTCTTCTTACCGTCGATGATTTTCTGCTGGCTGCTCCTCATGACGTGGATGTTTTCGATGCCAATGAACTGCAGCTTGATGTTGGTGTAGTGGTCCTCGTTCTCGTAGCCTTTACCTGCTGCTCGATTCGCCATGGCGTTCAGCtggacccacacacacacacacacacacacagagtactgTATGTGAGAATATTAGCTCATATATTTAGCACATAGTATATTTATACTATTTACTGTAACTACACTTGGAagtgagagagggggggggggggtttaccTTAGGCCTGGTGTCCACCACATAGATGTACTCACTGCCAGGGTTGGACTTCATCAGAACCTGCAGCATCATCTCATCCTCCTGACAGCGTCCACTGAAGCCGGACAGCGGCTGACTACACCGGCACACTGCTGCCTGGATGACAatgaatcatcatcattatcacatcacatcacatgttTTATTAGCACATGTTGTGGAGATTCTTCCCCTTTGCATCAATAGAAaggtcaaaagtttaaaaaaaataaaaacccactTATTTCCAATTATTTAGATTTTGATGATGTGGATAATTCTGCTGTAGACTCTACTTACTTAAGTTAACAGTTAGGGGTGAAACGGGACACAAAAGTCACGGTTCAGTATGTACCTCGGTTCTGAGGTCACGGTTGGTACGTTTTTGGTATGATGGGGAAAACCaagaaaataacttatttttcatttatttgggaaattgtgacattctacagttgcTAATTGGCCATAATTCTTACTTTAACAGTTAATGCACTGAAATACTGATATATTgtcaataaaacatgaataaatcacAAAAATCAGGTCTGTaatattatgtaaatgtaaccCAGTTTCCCTCCGTGGATCAATAAAGTGGTTCTGATTGTGTAATGCTCCATCATCACACTCTGACTGGTTGATCATTCCTGAACTGAACTGCAGCTTGTGCTCATTTATACAACAGACTGACTGAATAACACACATGAAGACACATTGTAGCGGCGCTTAGAACACTTTGACCATAAgttttaattctgtattgtttaccATGGAGTGCGGTCGCATACGCAGTGATAAACACTATAGCATCAGTTACTTTGGCTTGGTGTGAATCTGCAGTAGGAGGCTGCCTGAATCGACACATTCAGGCGATGCAGTcgtaaattaaatgtttgaagtGCGTCTACAGATTTACACATCTTTAGTTTAACAGTGCCGGCACAACAGACTGACACACAAATCGTTGCCCATTGAGCTCGATTAATCCGGCAAGGTAACAATACAATACGAGAACAACTGGTGCGTTGCCAAAACTTTCCGGGTAAAACTGGCGCTCCAGAATTTTGTTCCGCGTGTGCGAGCGAtcgacataaacagctgtttgggtcACAGGGCGTACCGAAAGGATGTCGCCCATCGGACCGAATGTCCTGTACCAAACGCTTCAATACAATTACACGTATTGTTACACCCCTTAACAGTCCAATCttccaaaacatattttcttcctgtgcgtgtgtgtgtgtgcatcacacTGACCAGTGTGTCCTGGTGGAAGTAGGACAGAGCGGGAAATCGTCCTCGACTCCTGAACCTAGAGCTGCCCACGATGACAGCAGGTGTGGCCATCTTTGGAACATACAGCTCTGATGGGTACGTATCACACACCTGGGAGAGGACACACCAGtgcaacagacaacaacaacacagctctATCAGATTTATAAGGCGTTTTATAGGatcaattcatttttgatttgggtcttttcatgggatttgttgacaataacaaaatacagaatattGCCAAACTTCatcaataaagtcataactgtatTATAGTACTGTGGTGTTATGTACATATGTATATTCTTAACTATTGAAGACATTTCAGACATGGTTTTACAGTACTCTACATTAATATTGTCCACTTATGGCAAGACATGGATGGGCAGTCATGTGGACGTTAGGAGTGTTTATTCCAAACCAACATCAGCAGCATCACTTTGTGTTAGCGAAGGGAGAAGCTGATGGTGGAATCACCTGTTGTAATGACAAcactttaaaggaaaagttcaacattttgggaaatacgcttattggctttcttgctgagaggtAGAAGATCAAAACCACTCTCATACGAGctgtacgctaaatatgaagctaccaccagcagcttagcttagctcaaAGCCTGCAAACAGGGGTAAATTtgtctaccagcacctctacagCTCACTTACTAACATGTTACATCTCTGCATTGATAGTCAGTGGTGTCTATAATGTGAATTCCTGGATATTAAATGTTCATGTGCAATTTTCTGTAGTGGTCCCAGTAATATTTGTTCTTAAAGTGTACTGAAGTAGCACATCACATGACGTGGTTAAGATATGTTGGAGTCAAACCTCTTCCATCCCTATGTTCAATCCATGTCCCCTCACTGTCTATCAAGGTATACAAACAGTAATATACTGTTTTTCAGTGACAGTATTAACTATGTTTTTTAACAAGCTAGGTAAGCACACCCACAGCCTAACTGTACATATGCTATCATGTTAATTTAGGTTACATCATTTTACTGTCTAGATAATATGAACATAGTCATATAGTCGAGCTAGCTTTTCTATTCTATGGAAAATATCGTTGCCAAGGCAAAATGTTACCAGCGGAAACACCGCCACGCCTATTCTTTTTGAGAGAGCCAATGGGGAAGCGCCAACACTCAACCGACCAATGGTGTAACTgcatcactcactcactcggTCAAGGACAGACTTTGGCATTTATAGGGCTGCATAAGCAGTTAGTTGTAGTATCTTATCTATGCCCTTGTAAATGCCCTGTATACAAGGCACTTAACATGAGAGccatacagtataatattagTCATGGCTTTAGCGGAGGTACAACTTCACTTCAGCTCCATCCTGTTTTATGAGAAACATCTTTCATCTCTAACACTATCTAATCCAGCATGAAGCTACCCTTCCTGTCTTAAAGCTGTagtaagcagaatgtttttggcctCACtgagcaaaaatcccataataacctttcagcatattgtaattcaagtgttctgagagaaaacttctgtacctcctcatggctctgttttcagactttagaaaatctagcccgtgaccaGACTTTgctcaatcacaggtcatttcagagagagagcattcctattggctgtgctctggctggtgggcggtgcttggtatttcctcaacagatctcaacagaAATCtcaacattggataaagccaggttcaaaattcttgtttcattttgttgtcatATTACAGTCAATGGTTTTTACAGGGGGAATtatggatatctctttttatcactccataaatcagaaaatactgtcaacagccataaaaaaaaaaaatccattttagccaatgtttttaggaataaaatgttctataaaaaatcaggctatgaatgatatatgaacaaacctctgtgtaaaaaccttcagaatatagataggaatgaaactggagagTTTGGTGGATataagtgctgctgaagtggagatttctgcctcagaaaaacctcattttgagaaaaagtaACAAATAGACTGACCCTGTATTCGCTGTTGGCCGCTGTAGCAACCCACAAGTTATTAGGAACT
Proteins encoded:
- the LOC119485325 gene encoding myotubularin-related protein 7-like isoform X2, with the translated sequence MEHIRTPKVENVRLLDRSIGQRKASVGTLYLSATHTIFVENNPETRKETWVLHSMVSSVERPPTIPAGSQLILRCKDFRVFQILIQQERDCLDVHTSLVRLSRPEKYSELYCLSFNPNANKVEREESWSFIDLTADYKRMGVPNNLWVATAANSEYRVCDTYPSELYVPKMATPAVIVGSSRFRSRGRFPALSYFHQDTLAAVCRCSQPLSGFSGRCQEDEMMLQVLMKSNPGSEYIYVVDTRPKLNAMANRAAGKGYENEDHYTNIKLQFIGIENIHVMRSSQQKIIDVGEMRTPSMTDFLYGLENSGWLKHIKAILDAGLFIARAVADEGISVLVHCSDGWDRTAQACSVASILLDPYYRTIKGLMVLIERDWVSFGHKFSHRYAHLEGDPKEVSPVIDQFLECVWQLSEQFPCAFEFNERFLIAIHTHIYSCQYGTFLGICQKERRDMRLRERSHSVWPQLWKDRAEYTNPLYKAEQSQSQGVLRPNTTPYCFKMWKGLYNHVEKSTPPRQSPADFLSAVREESQQLEEELTNHQEVPPGGTAHHHHLGSRQEDSSPDREANHVGEDRGSEEED
- the LOC119485325 gene encoding myotubularin-related protein 7-like isoform X1 translates to MEHIRTPKVENVRLLDRSIGQRKASVGTLYLSATHTIFVENNPETRKETWVLHSMVSSVERPPTIPAGSQLILRCKDFRVFQILIQQERDCLDVHTSLVRLSRPEKYSELYCLSFNPNANKVEREESWSFIDLTADYKRMGVPNNLWVATAANSEYRVCDTYPSELYVPKMATPAVIVGSSRFRSRGRFPALSYFHQDTLAAVCRCSQPLSGFSGRCQEDEMMLQVLMKSNPGSEYIYVVDTRPKLNAMANRAAGKGYENEDHYTNIKLQFIGIENIHVMRSSQQKIIDVGEMRTPSMTDFLYGLENSGWLKHIKAILDAGLFIARAVADEGISVLVHCSDGWDRTAQACSVASILLDPYYRTIKGLMVLIERDWVSFGHKFSHRYAHLEGDPKEVSPVIDQFLECVWQLSEQFPCAFEFNERFLIAIHTHIYSCQYGTFLGICQKERRDMRLRERSHSVWPQLWKDRAEYTNPLYKAEQSQSQGVLRPNTTPYCFKMWKGLYNHVEKSTPPRQSPADFLSAVREESQQLEEELTNHQERIAALTGKPITWEKIEVPRRRTSHLRQMRCGPDPPTTYTDPISSPAQDNGHALCSEAANQKTQTKDPDLTLPLGPHTQLKSHNPDDLSTCSDLESGVADLSSGDDGKDSDEAVFTSA